A single Amphiprion ocellaris isolate individual 3 ecotype Okinawa chromosome 1, ASM2253959v1, whole genome shotgun sequence DNA region contains:
- the tjp1a gene encoding tight junction protein ZO-1 isoform X3: MKYQKYITVMQMAMGVTASNKDCLPAKRQLWVTPQDGETSPSGAPGCSDGPIGATGGAGAMAMPATSTLSLPMSQGKPSLRRIKGRIHRSKSLDSLDLLDSNSAAMEETVIWEQHTVTLHRAPGFGFGIAISGGRDNPHFQSGETSIVISDVLKGGPAEGLLQENDRVVMVNAVSMDNVEHAYAVQQLRKSGKNAKITIRRKRKVQIPVSRPGDRETMSEHEEEDSDEEDGYDHHSGRGGQSAYGGASGGTGTGRRHDRERSNSGRRDHSASRERSVSPRSDRRSQASSAPPRPAKVTLVKSRKNEAEYGLRLASHIFVKDISPESLAARDGNIQEGDVVLKINGTVTENLSLIDAKKLIERSKGKLKMVVQRDERATLLNIPDLDDSIPSANNSDRDDISEIHSLTSDHSNRSHGRGSRSRSPDRPETSDHLRHSPRQISNGSHRSRDEDRISKPGAMSTPVKSSDDGVLSQASDQASSRDDKQLPPLPEPKPVYAQPGQPDVDLPVSPSDAPVPSAAHDDSILRPSMKLVKFKKAESVGLRLAGGNDVGIFVAGVLEDSPAAKEGLEEGDQILRVNNVDFANIIREEAVLFLLDLPKGDEVTILAQKKKDVYRRIVESDVGDSFYIRTHFEYEKESPYGLSFNKGEVFRVVDTLYNGKLGSWLAIRIGKNHQEVERGIIPNKNRAEQLSSVQYTLPKTPGGDRADFWRFRGLRSSKRNLRKSREDLSAQPVQTKFPAYERVVLREAGFLRPVVIFGPIADVAREKLAREEPDIFELAKSEPRDAGTDQKSSGIIRLHTIKQIIDRDKHAVLDITPNAVDRLNYAQWYPIVVFLNPDTKQGVKNMRTRLCPESRKSARKLYERALKLRKNNHHLFTTTINLNSMNDGWFGALKELIQQQQNQLVWVSEGKADGAAEDDLDIHDDRLSYLSAPGSEYSMYSTDSRHTSDYEDTDTEGGAYTDQELDETLNDDVGPPTEPAITRSSEPVREDPPVIQEPPGYAGYQHTVQPDPLNRIDPAGFKAPAPQQKAEAAAVPSISKQPEPLAETAPPAVDVTVKTVGVLSPDEAPPYSQPSPIPEAGSLRRPTPELAPQSVTPEPLQSGMASSEPKMFQKDPYSTDNIGRISHSMKPVTYSPQQGYHPDQQPYRDYDHPPSRYDVSSSGVSSGGGYPEPKYRNYDSNPPYENSVPHYDQQQWNPYNQPLSTANSQSYDPRLPYGDGPDSQYTPPLRYDEPPPQQGFDGRPRYGKPTGPAPVRYDDPPPPAPGSDLHYDQDSHLSTYPSASRSPEPAAQRPAYNQGPTLQQKGYKPQQYDPAPVNSETSPTPPPKAEAPSPSPVDFPKPAPARDEHQEDDPAMRPQSVLTRVKMFENKRSVSMDRARDTGDLSGNKAADLPLKAGGVIPKANSLSNLDQERTFRAPEPQKPQSKVADDIVRSNHYDPDEDEDYYRKQLSYFDKLQAGPNKPQPQAQSAHSYPRTESVEKPSPVEKKYEPVPQVTPSLPPATLPKPPAEAKPSAREDTVQTNFLPHKSFPEKSPVNGTSEQPPKSVTNTGAPPTSSYNRYVPKPYTTSARPFARMFDSPKFNHNLLPNDKPDTAPKGRSSSPVKPQIPAQPQNADHDSGLDTFTRTMDHRSKYQHNNVNAVPKAIPVSPSALDDDDDEDEGHTVVATARGIFNCNGGVLSSIETGVSIIIPQGAIPDGVEQEIYFKVCRDNSILPPLDKEKGETLLSPLVMCGPHGLKFLKPVELRLPHCASMTPDGWSFALKSSDSSSGDPKSWQNKSLPGDPNYLVGANCVSVLIDHF, from the exons AGTGCAGCGATGGAGGAAACGGTCATATGGGAACAGCACACAGTGACCCTTCACAGG GCCCCAGGATTTGGGTTTGGCATTGCCATCTCAGGTGGGCGAGACAACCCTCATTTCCAGAGTGGCGAGACGTCCATTGTTATATCTGATGTGTTGAAAGGAGGTCCTGCGGAGGGTCTGCTACA agaaaatgaTCGAGTGGTGATGGTCAATGCAGTCTCCATGGACAATGTAGAGCATGCATACGCTGTTCAGCAACTTCGCAAGAGTGGCAAAAATGCAAAGATA ACTATTCGTAGGAAAAGGAAAGTGCAAATCCCTGTTTCGCGGCCAGGGGACAGGGAGACGATGTCTGAGCACGAGGAGGAGGACAGTGATGAAGAGGATGGTTATGATCACCACAGTGGTCGTGGTGGCCAAAGTGCCTATGGAGGCGCGAGCGGAGGCACAGGCACTGGGAGGCGTCATGATCGTGAGCGCAGCAACAGTGGGAGGCGGGATCACAGTGCCTCGCGGGAAAGGAGCGTTTCACCGCGCTCTGATCGCCGATCACAAGCCTCTTCTGCTCCACCCAGACCTGCCAAGGTCACCCTTGTCAAGTCTCGAAAAAATGAAG CAGAATATGGACTGCGGCTGGCCAGCCATATCTTTGTGAAGGACATCTCTCCAGAGAGCCTTGCTGCTCGGGATGGAAACATCCAGGAAGGAGATGTTGTACTTAAG ATCAATGGCACAGTTACAGAGAACCTATCACTGATAGATGCCAAGAAGCTGATTGAGAGGTCAAAGGGCAAGCTGAAGATGGTTGTGCAAAGAGATGAGCGAGCCACACTGCTCAACATTCCTGACCTTGATGACAGCATCCCATCAGCCAATAACTCCGACAGAGATG ACATTTCAGAAATACACTCATTGACGTCAGACCATTCCAATCGATCCCATGGGCGAGGTAGTCGGTCACGTTCACCTGACAGGCCCGAGACATCGGACCATCTCCGTCACTCACCTCGGCAAATCAGCAATGGCAG ccATCGAAGTCGAGATGAGGATCGCATATCTAAACCAGGGGCCATGTCCACACCAGTCAAAAGCTCTGATGATGGTGTTTTGTCACAGGCCAGCGACCAGGCCAGCTCCAGAGATGACAAACAGTTGCCTCCGCTGCCTG AACCAAAGCCAGTTTATGCCCAGCCGGGTCAGCCTGACGTGGACCTGCCTGTTAGTCCATCCGATGCCCCTGTACCCAGCGCTGCACACGATGACAGCATTCTCAG gcCAAGTATGAAGCTGGTCAAGTTTAAGAAGGCAGAGAGTGTCGGCCTGCGGTTAGCAGGAGGGAACGATGTGGGAATTTTTGTGGCAGGAGTTTTGGAAGACAGTCCAGCAGCTAAGGAGGGGCTGGAGGAGGGAGACCAGATTCTCAGG GTGAACAATGTGGACTTTGCCAACATCATCCGGGAAGAGGCTGTGCTGTTTTTGCTGGATCTCCCAAAAGGAGATGAAGTTACTATTCTGGCTCAGAAGAAAAAGGATG TGTATCGGAGGATAGTGGAATCAGATGTGGGTGACTCTTTCTACATTcggacacattttgaatatgAAAAAGAGTCACCGTATGGGTTGAGCTTTAACAAGGGTGAGGTGTTTCGTGTAGTAGATACACTCTACAATGGCAAATTAGGCTCTTGGCTTGCTATCCGTATTGGCAAGAACCACCAGGAAGTGGAGAGAGGCATCATCCCCAACAAGAACag AGCTGAGCAGCTATCCAGTGTGCAGTACACCCTCCCGAAAACACCTGGAGGTGACAGAGCAGACTTCTGGAGATTCAGAGGGTTGCGAAGTTCCAAGAGGAATTTGCGGAAAAGCAGGGAGGACCTGTCAGCCCAGCCAGTTCAGACCAAGTTCCCTGCCTATGAGAGGGTGGTGCTCAGGGAAG CTGGATTCCTGAGGCCTGTGGTTATCTTTGGGCCAATAGCAGATGTGGCCAGAGAGAAACTGGCCAGGGAGGAGCCAGACATCTTTGAACTAGCAA AGAGTGAACCCAGGGATGCAGGAACCGACCAGAAAAGCTCTGGCATCATTCGTCTGCACACCATTAAACAGATCATTGACCGA GACAAGCATGCAGTGCTGGACATCACCCCCAATGCAGTGGATCGTCTGAACTACGCTCAGTGGTATCCAATTGTGGTGTTTCTGAACCCAGATACCAAGCAGGGCGTCAAGAACATGAGGACCCGCCTCTGCCCTGAGTCTAGGAAAAGCGCAAGGAAGCTTTATGAGCGAGCCCTCAAATTAAGGAAGAACAACCACCACCTCTTCACCA CAACCATTAACTTGAACAGCATGAATGATGGTTGGTTTGGAGCGCTGAAAGAACTAATCCAGCAGCAACAGAACCAGTTGGTGTGGGTTTCAGAGGGCAAG GCTGATGGGGCAGCTGAGGATGACCTAGACATCCATGACGACCGCCTTTCCTATCTGTCGGCGCCGGGCAGTGAGTATTCCATGTACAGCACCGATAGTCGCCACACCTCCGACTACgaggacacagacacagagggtGGAGCCTACACTGACCAGGAGCTGGATGAAACGCTGAATGATGATGTGGGTCCACCCACGGAGCCCGCCATCACCCGTTCCTCTGAGCCTGTCCGCGAGGACCCACCTGTCATCCAGGAGCCCCCTGGCTATGCTGGCTACCAGCACACAGTGCAGCCGGACCCCCTGAACCGCATCGACCCAGCTGGGTTCAAGGCACCAGCGCCGCAGCAG AAAGCAGAGGCCGCTGCCGTCCCTAGCATCTCCAAGCAGCCTGAACCCCTGGCTGAgacagcgccccctgctgttgatgttactgtaaaaactgtagGGGTTCTGAGCCCTGATGAGGCTCCTCCCTACAGCCAGCCAAGCCCCATCCCAGAGGCTGGTTCACTTAGGAGACCCACCCCTGAGCTAGCCCCTCAGAGCGTCACACCAGAACCTCTACAGTCTGGAATGGCCAGTTCAGAACCAAAG ATGTTTCAGAAGGATCCATACAGCACAGACAACATAGGGAGAATCAGTCACAGTATGAAGCCTGTGACTTACAGCCCTCAGCAAGGATATCACCCTGACCAGCAGCCATACAGAGATTACGACCACCCACCCAGTCGGTATGATGTTAGCAGCAGTGGAGTCAGCAGTGGAGGTGGTTACCCAGAACCAAAGTACCGTAATTATGACTCTAACCCACCCTACGAGAACAGTGTGCCTCACTATGACCAGCAACAGTGGAACCCCTACAACCAGCCGCTATCTACTGCCAATTCCCAGAGCTATGATCCCCGTTTGCCTTACGGTGATGGCCCTGACTCGCAGTACACCCCTCCTCTACGTTATGACGAGCCCCCACCTCAACAGGGATTTGACGGACGGCCTCGCTACGGTAAACCGACAGGTCCAGCACCTGTCCGTTATGATGACCCTCCACCTCCTGCGCCAGGGTCTGATCTGCACTACGACCAGGATTCTCACCTGAGCACATACCCCTCAGCTTCCCGCTCCCCGGAGCCAGCTGCCCAGCGACCTGCCTATAACCAGGGACCAACGTTGCAACAAAAAGGCTACAAACCTCAGCAGTATGATCCTGCTCCTGTGAACTCTGAAACCAGCCCCACACCTCCACCTAAAGCAGAAGCTCCCTCGCCTTCTCCTGTAGATTTTCCAAAACCTGCACCTGCCAGAGATGAGCACCAAGAGGATGACCCTGCCATGAGACCTCAGTCAGTCCTGACAAGGGTCAAGATGTTTGAGAACAAGCGCTCAGTATCCATGGACCGAGCCAGAGATACAGGGGATTTATCTGGAAACAAG GCAGCTGATTTACCCTTGAAAGCGGGTGGAGTAATCCCTAAAGCAAATTCTCTGAGCAACCTGGATCAAGAGAGGACCTTTAG AGCCCCAGAGCCCCAGAAGCCTCAGTCCAAGGTAGCTGACGACATTGTGCGTTCCAACCATTACGACCCTGATGAGGACGAGGACTACTACAGGAAACAGCTGTCTTACTTTGACAAACTTCAGGCTGGCCCCAACAAACCTCAACCACAAGCACAATCAGCACACAGCTACCCCAG GACGGAATCAGTGGAGAAACCAAGTCCAGTTGAGAAAAAATATGAACCGGTTCCCCAGGTGACGCCATCTCTGCCACCAGCCACACTGCCCAAGCCCCCAGCTGAAG CCAAGCCTTCTGCCCGAGAGGACACAGTCCAGACCAACTTTCTGCCTCACAAGAGTTTCCCTGAGAAGTCTCCAGTTAATGGCACTAGTGAGCAGCCTCCGAAGTCGGTCACTAACACTGGGGCTCCACCAACATCCAGCTACAACCGCTACGTGCCCAAACCCTACACCACCTCTGCCAGGCCTTTTGCACGCATGTTTGACAGTCCTAAATTCAACCATAACCTTCTGCCCAACGACAAGCCTGACACTGCCCCAAAG GGTCGAAGCTCCAGTCCAGTAAAGCCTCAGATACCTGCACAGCCCCAGAATGCAGACCATGACAGTGGCCTGGACACTTTCACTCGCACTATGGACCACCGCTCCAAATACCAGCATAACAACGTCAACGCCGTGCCCAAGGCCATCCCAGTGAG CCCCAGTGCCCTGGATGATGACGACGATGAAGACGAGGGCCACACTGTGGTTGCAACAGCTCGCGGTATCTTCAACTGTAACGGTGGTGTTCTGAGCTCCATTGAGACAGGTGTCAGCATAATTATCCCGCAGGGTGCCATCCCTGACGGTGTTGAGCAGGAGATCTACTTCAAGGTCTGTCGAGACAACAGCATCCTGCCGCCGCTCGACAAAGAGAAAG gaGAGACTCTGCTCAGCCCTCTGGTGATGTGTGGACCTCATGGCCTCAAGTTTTTGAAGCCTGTGGAGCTGCGCTTACCTCACTGTGCGTCAATGACCCCTGATGGTTGGTCTTTTGCTCTAAAATCCTCCGACTCCTCGTCGG
- the tjp1a gene encoding tight junction protein ZO-1 isoform X2, protein MKYQKYITVMQMAMGVTASNKDCLPAKRQLWVTPQDGETSPSGAPGCSDGPIGATGGAGAMAMPATSTLSLPMSQGKPSLRRIKGRIHRSKSLDSLDLLDSNSAAMEETVIWEQHTVTLHRAPGFGFGIAISGGRDNPHFQSGETSIVISDVLKGGPAEGLLQENDRVVMVNAVSMDNVEHAYAVQQLRKSGKNAKITIRRKRKVQIPVSRPGDRETMSEHEEEDSDEEDGYDHHSGRGGQSAYGGASGGTGTGRRHDRERSNSGRRDHSASRERSVSPRSDRRSQASSAPPRPAKVTLVKSRKNEEYGLRLASHIFVKDISPESLAARDGNIQEGDVVLKINGTVTENLSLIDAKKLIERSKGKLKMVVQRDERATLLNIPDLDDSIPSANNSDRDDISEIHSLTSDHSNRSHGRGSRSRSPDRPETSDHLRHSPRQISNGSHRSRDEDRISKPGAMSTPVKSSDDGVLSQASDQASSRDDKQLPPLPEPKPVYAQPGQPDVDLPVSPSDAPVPSAAHDDSILRPSMKLVKFKKAESVGLRLAGGNDVGIFVAGVLEDSPAAKEGLEEGDQILRVNNVDFANIIREEAVLFLLDLPKGDEVTILAQKKKDVYRRIVESDVGDSFYIRTHFEYEKESPYGLSFNKGEVFRVVDTLYNGKLGSWLAIRIGKNHQEVERGIIPNKNRAEQLSSVQYTLPKTPGGDRADFWRFRGLRSSKRNLRKSREDLSAQPVQTKFPAYERVVLREAGFLRPVVIFGPIADVAREKLAREEPDIFELAKTQQQQGGEKSEPRDAGTDQKSSGIIRLHTIKQIIDRDKHAVLDITPNAVDRLNYAQWYPIVVFLNPDTKQGVKNMRTRLCPESRKSARKLYERALKLRKNNHHLFTTTINLNSMNDGWFGALKELIQQQQNQLVWVSEGKADGAAEDDLDIHDDRLSYLSAPGSEYSMYSTDSRHTSDYEDTDTEGGAYTDQELDETLNDDVGPPTEPAITRSSEPVREDPPVIQEPPGYAGYQHTVQPDPLNRIDPAGFKAPAPQQKAEAAAVPSISKQPEPLAETAPPAVDVTVKTVGVLSPDEAPPYSQPSPIPEAGSLRRPTPELAPQSVTPEPLQSGMASSEPKMFQKDPYSTDNIGRISHSMKPVTYSPQQGYHPDQQPYRDYDHPPSRYDVSSSGVSSGGGYPEPKYRNYDSNPPYENSVPHYDQQQWNPYNQPLSTANSQSYDPRLPYGDGPDSQYTPPLRYDEPPPQQGFDGRPRYGKPTGPAPVRYDDPPPPAPGSDLHYDQDSHLSTYPSASRSPEPAAQRPAYNQGPTLQQKGYKPQQYDPAPVNSETSPTPPPKAEAPSPSPVDFPKPAPARDEHQEDDPAMRPQSVLTRVKMFENKRSVSMDRARDTGDLSGNKAADLPLKAGGVIPKANSLSNLDQERTFRAPEPQKPQSKVADDIVRSNHYDPDEDEDYYRKQLSYFDKLQAGPNKPQPQAQSAHSYPRTESVEKPSPVEKKYEPVPQVTPSLPPATLPKPPAEAKPSAREDTVQTNFLPHKSFPEKSPVNGTSEQPPKSVTNTGAPPTSSYNRYVPKPYTTSARPFARMFDSPKFNHNLLPNDKPDTAPKGRSSSPVKPQIPAQPQNADHDSGLDTFTRTMDHRSKYQHNNVNAVPKAIPVSPSALDDDDDEDEGHTVVATARGIFNCNGGVLSSIETGVSIIIPQGAIPDGVEQEIYFKVCRDNSILPPLDKEKGETLLSPLVMCGPHGLKFLKPVELRLPHCASMTPDGWSFALKSSDSSSGDPKSWQNKSLPGDPNYLVGANCVSVLIDHF, encoded by the exons AGTGCAGCGATGGAGGAAACGGTCATATGGGAACAGCACACAGTGACCCTTCACAGG GCCCCAGGATTTGGGTTTGGCATTGCCATCTCAGGTGGGCGAGACAACCCTCATTTCCAGAGTGGCGAGACGTCCATTGTTATATCTGATGTGTTGAAAGGAGGTCCTGCGGAGGGTCTGCTACA agaaaatgaTCGAGTGGTGATGGTCAATGCAGTCTCCATGGACAATGTAGAGCATGCATACGCTGTTCAGCAACTTCGCAAGAGTGGCAAAAATGCAAAGATA ACTATTCGTAGGAAAAGGAAAGTGCAAATCCCTGTTTCGCGGCCAGGGGACAGGGAGACGATGTCTGAGCACGAGGAGGAGGACAGTGATGAAGAGGATGGTTATGATCACCACAGTGGTCGTGGTGGCCAAAGTGCCTATGGAGGCGCGAGCGGAGGCACAGGCACTGGGAGGCGTCATGATCGTGAGCGCAGCAACAGTGGGAGGCGGGATCACAGTGCCTCGCGGGAAAGGAGCGTTTCACCGCGCTCTGATCGCCGATCACAAGCCTCTTCTGCTCCACCCAGACCTGCCAAGGTCACCCTTGTCAAGTCTCGAAAAAATGAAG AATATGGACTGCGGCTGGCCAGCCATATCTTTGTGAAGGACATCTCTCCAGAGAGCCTTGCTGCTCGGGATGGAAACATCCAGGAAGGAGATGTTGTACTTAAG ATCAATGGCACAGTTACAGAGAACCTATCACTGATAGATGCCAAGAAGCTGATTGAGAGGTCAAAGGGCAAGCTGAAGATGGTTGTGCAAAGAGATGAGCGAGCCACACTGCTCAACATTCCTGACCTTGATGACAGCATCCCATCAGCCAATAACTCCGACAGAGATG ACATTTCAGAAATACACTCATTGACGTCAGACCATTCCAATCGATCCCATGGGCGAGGTAGTCGGTCACGTTCACCTGACAGGCCCGAGACATCGGACCATCTCCGTCACTCACCTCGGCAAATCAGCAATGGCAG ccATCGAAGTCGAGATGAGGATCGCATATCTAAACCAGGGGCCATGTCCACACCAGTCAAAAGCTCTGATGATGGTGTTTTGTCACAGGCCAGCGACCAGGCCAGCTCCAGAGATGACAAACAGTTGCCTCCGCTGCCTG AACCAAAGCCAGTTTATGCCCAGCCGGGTCAGCCTGACGTGGACCTGCCTGTTAGTCCATCCGATGCCCCTGTACCCAGCGCTGCACACGATGACAGCATTCTCAG gcCAAGTATGAAGCTGGTCAAGTTTAAGAAGGCAGAGAGTGTCGGCCTGCGGTTAGCAGGAGGGAACGATGTGGGAATTTTTGTGGCAGGAGTTTTGGAAGACAGTCCAGCAGCTAAGGAGGGGCTGGAGGAGGGAGACCAGATTCTCAGG GTGAACAATGTGGACTTTGCCAACATCATCCGGGAAGAGGCTGTGCTGTTTTTGCTGGATCTCCCAAAAGGAGATGAAGTTACTATTCTGGCTCAGAAGAAAAAGGATG TGTATCGGAGGATAGTGGAATCAGATGTGGGTGACTCTTTCTACATTcggacacattttgaatatgAAAAAGAGTCACCGTATGGGTTGAGCTTTAACAAGGGTGAGGTGTTTCGTGTAGTAGATACACTCTACAATGGCAAATTAGGCTCTTGGCTTGCTATCCGTATTGGCAAGAACCACCAGGAAGTGGAGAGAGGCATCATCCCCAACAAGAACag AGCTGAGCAGCTATCCAGTGTGCAGTACACCCTCCCGAAAACACCTGGAGGTGACAGAGCAGACTTCTGGAGATTCAGAGGGTTGCGAAGTTCCAAGAGGAATTTGCGGAAAAGCAGGGAGGACCTGTCAGCCCAGCCAGTTCAGACCAAGTTCCCTGCCTATGAGAGGGTGGTGCTCAGGGAAG CTGGATTCCTGAGGCCTGTGGTTATCTTTGGGCCAATAGCAGATGTGGCCAGAGAGAAACTGGCCAGGGAGGAGCCAGACATCTTTGAACTAGCAA aaacacagcaacaacaagGAGGGGAAA AGAGTGAACCCAGGGATGCAGGAACCGACCAGAAAAGCTCTGGCATCATTCGTCTGCACACCATTAAACAGATCATTGACCGA GACAAGCATGCAGTGCTGGACATCACCCCCAATGCAGTGGATCGTCTGAACTACGCTCAGTGGTATCCAATTGTGGTGTTTCTGAACCCAGATACCAAGCAGGGCGTCAAGAACATGAGGACCCGCCTCTGCCCTGAGTCTAGGAAAAGCGCAAGGAAGCTTTATGAGCGAGCCCTCAAATTAAGGAAGAACAACCACCACCTCTTCACCA CAACCATTAACTTGAACAGCATGAATGATGGTTGGTTTGGAGCGCTGAAAGAACTAATCCAGCAGCAACAGAACCAGTTGGTGTGGGTTTCAGAGGGCAAG GCTGATGGGGCAGCTGAGGATGACCTAGACATCCATGACGACCGCCTTTCCTATCTGTCGGCGCCGGGCAGTGAGTATTCCATGTACAGCACCGATAGTCGCCACACCTCCGACTACgaggacacagacacagagggtGGAGCCTACACTGACCAGGAGCTGGATGAAACGCTGAATGATGATGTGGGTCCACCCACGGAGCCCGCCATCACCCGTTCCTCTGAGCCTGTCCGCGAGGACCCACCTGTCATCCAGGAGCCCCCTGGCTATGCTGGCTACCAGCACACAGTGCAGCCGGACCCCCTGAACCGCATCGACCCAGCTGGGTTCAAGGCACCAGCGCCGCAGCAG AAAGCAGAGGCCGCTGCCGTCCCTAGCATCTCCAAGCAGCCTGAACCCCTGGCTGAgacagcgccccctgctgttgatgttactgtaaaaactgtagGGGTTCTGAGCCCTGATGAGGCTCCTCCCTACAGCCAGCCAAGCCCCATCCCAGAGGCTGGTTCACTTAGGAGACCCACCCCTGAGCTAGCCCCTCAGAGCGTCACACCAGAACCTCTACAGTCTGGAATGGCCAGTTCAGAACCAAAG ATGTTTCAGAAGGATCCATACAGCACAGACAACATAGGGAGAATCAGTCACAGTATGAAGCCTGTGACTTACAGCCCTCAGCAAGGATATCACCCTGACCAGCAGCCATACAGAGATTACGACCACCCACCCAGTCGGTATGATGTTAGCAGCAGTGGAGTCAGCAGTGGAGGTGGTTACCCAGAACCAAAGTACCGTAATTATGACTCTAACCCACCCTACGAGAACAGTGTGCCTCACTATGACCAGCAACAGTGGAACCCCTACAACCAGCCGCTATCTACTGCCAATTCCCAGAGCTATGATCCCCGTTTGCCTTACGGTGATGGCCCTGACTCGCAGTACACCCCTCCTCTACGTTATGACGAGCCCCCACCTCAACAGGGATTTGACGGACGGCCTCGCTACGGTAAACCGACAGGTCCAGCACCTGTCCGTTATGATGACCCTCCACCTCCTGCGCCAGGGTCTGATCTGCACTACGACCAGGATTCTCACCTGAGCACATACCCCTCAGCTTCCCGCTCCCCGGAGCCAGCTGCCCAGCGACCTGCCTATAACCAGGGACCAACGTTGCAACAAAAAGGCTACAAACCTCAGCAGTATGATCCTGCTCCTGTGAACTCTGAAACCAGCCCCACACCTCCACCTAAAGCAGAAGCTCCCTCGCCTTCTCCTGTAGATTTTCCAAAACCTGCACCTGCCAGAGATGAGCACCAAGAGGATGACCCTGCCATGAGACCTCAGTCAGTCCTGACAAGGGTCAAGATGTTTGAGAACAAGCGCTCAGTATCCATGGACCGAGCCAGAGATACAGGGGATTTATCTGGAAACAAG GCAGCTGATTTACCCTTGAAAGCGGGTGGAGTAATCCCTAAAGCAAATTCTCTGAGCAACCTGGATCAAGAGAGGACCTTTAG AGCCCCAGAGCCCCAGAAGCCTCAGTCCAAGGTAGCTGACGACATTGTGCGTTCCAACCATTACGACCCTGATGAGGACGAGGACTACTACAGGAAACAGCTGTCTTACTTTGACAAACTTCAGGCTGGCCCCAACAAACCTCAACCACAAGCACAATCAGCACACAGCTACCCCAG GACGGAATCAGTGGAGAAACCAAGTCCAGTTGAGAAAAAATATGAACCGGTTCCCCAGGTGACGCCATCTCTGCCACCAGCCACACTGCCCAAGCCCCCAGCTGAAG CCAAGCCTTCTGCCCGAGAGGACACAGTCCAGACCAACTTTCTGCCTCACAAGAGTTTCCCTGAGAAGTCTCCAGTTAATGGCACTAGTGAGCAGCCTCCGAAGTCGGTCACTAACACTGGGGCTCCACCAACATCCAGCTACAACCGCTACGTGCCCAAACCCTACACCACCTCTGCCAGGCCTTTTGCACGCATGTTTGACAGTCCTAAATTCAACCATAACCTTCTGCCCAACGACAAGCCTGACACTGCCCCAAAG GGTCGAAGCTCCAGTCCAGTAAAGCCTCAGATACCTGCACAGCCCCAGAATGCAGACCATGACAGTGGCCTGGACACTTTCACTCGCACTATGGACCACCGCTCCAAATACCAGCATAACAACGTCAACGCCGTGCCCAAGGCCATCCCAGTGAG CCCCAGTGCCCTGGATGATGACGACGATGAAGACGAGGGCCACACTGTGGTTGCAACAGCTCGCGGTATCTTCAACTGTAACGGTGGTGTTCTGAGCTCCATTGAGACAGGTGTCAGCATAATTATCCCGCAGGGTGCCATCCCTGACGGTGTTGAGCAGGAGATCTACTTCAAGGTCTGTCGAGACAACAGCATCCTGCCGCCGCTCGACAAAGAGAAAG gaGAGACTCTGCTCAGCCCTCTGGTGATGTGTGGACCTCATGGCCTCAAGTTTTTGAAGCCTGTGGAGCTGCGCTTACCTCACTGTGCGTCAATGACCCCTGATGGTTGGTCTTTTGCTCTAAAATCCTCCGACTCCTCGTCGG